In the Pseudolabrys taiwanensis genome, one interval contains:
- the smpB gene encoding SsrA-binding protein SmpB: MSAKPERRFKVVAENRRARFNYEIGDTVEAGIALTGSEVKSLRSGKATIAESYADAKGGEIWLVNANIPEYQQAGPYNNHAPKRPRKLLLHEREIDKMAAAVEREGMTIVPLKLYFNERGRAKVELAVARGKKLHDKRETEKKRSWDREKSRLMRLKG; the protein is encoded by the coding sequence ATGTCTGCAAAACCTGAGCGCCGGTTCAAGGTGGTCGCCGAGAACCGAAGGGCGCGTTTCAACTATGAGATCGGAGATACCGTCGAGGCCGGCATTGCGCTGACTGGCAGCGAGGTGAAATCTTTGCGCTCGGGCAAGGCGACGATTGCCGAGTCCTACGCCGACGCCAAAGGCGGGGAGATCTGGCTCGTCAACGCCAACATTCCCGAGTACCAGCAGGCCGGACCCTACAACAATCATGCGCCGAAGCGGCCGCGCAAGCTGCTGCTGCACGAGCGCGAGATCGACAAGATGGCCGCCGCGGTCGAGCGCGAAGGCATGACCATCGTGCCGCTCAAGCTTTACTTCAACGAGCGCGGGCGGGCGAAGGTCGAGCTCGCGGTCGCGCGCGGCAAGAAGCTGCACGACAAGCGCGAGACCGAGAAGAAGCGGTCCTGGGATCGCGAGAAGAGCCGGCTGATGCGGCTCAAGGGCTAG
- the mscL gene encoding large conductance mechanosensitive channel protein MscL, giving the protein MPVLDDFKKFALKGNVIDLAIGVIIGAAFGSIVSSLVGDVIMPVIGAVTGGLDFSNYYIPLSSKVTADTLVEAKKQGAVLAYGSFLTVTLNFIIIAWVLFMAIRAIGTVMKKEEAKPTPPTKQEELLTEIRDLLKART; this is encoded by the coding sequence ATGCCGGTGTTGGACGACTTCAAGAAATTCGCGCTGAAAGGCAACGTCATCGATCTCGCCATCGGCGTGATCATCGGCGCGGCCTTCGGCAGCATCGTGTCCTCGCTGGTCGGCGACGTCATCATGCCGGTGATCGGCGCCGTCACCGGCGGCCTCGACTTTTCGAACTACTACATCCCGCTGTCCTCCAAGGTCACAGCCGACACGCTGGTCGAGGCGAAAAAGCAAGGCGCTGTATTGGCTTACGGGAGCTTTCTCACCGTAACGCTTAACTTCATCATCATTGCCTGGGTGCTGTTCATGGCAATCCGGGCGATCGGCACGGTGATGAAGAAAGAGGAGGCGAAGCCGACGCCGCCGACCAAGCAAGAAGAACTGCTGACCGAGATCCGCGATCTCTTGAAGGCGCGCACCTGA
- the dapA gene encoding 4-hydroxy-tetrahydrodipicolinate synthase: MTAKTSFRGSFTALVTPFKNGAVDEKAFRDLVDWQIAEGTNGLVPVGTTGESPTLSHDEHKRVVEWCVDQARRRVPVIAGAGSNSTAEAIDFSKHAEKAGADAVLIVTPYYNKPTQEGLYQHFKAINDAIGIPILIYNIPGRSVIDMSVDTMKRLYELKNIAGVKDATANVLRVSQQRAVIGEDFNQLSGEDGTCLGFMAHGGHGCISVTSNVAPRLCAEFQSACLKGDYATALKLQDKLLPLHQNLFIETNPSPAKYALSVLGKMSDDVRLPMVPLSEKSKAAVREAMVHAGLIN, from the coding sequence ATGACCGCCAAGACGAGCTTTCGAGGCTCCTTTACCGCCCTCGTCACGCCGTTCAAGAACGGCGCGGTCGATGAAAAAGCCTTCCGCGACCTGGTCGACTGGCAGATCGCCGAAGGCACCAACGGTCTGGTGCCGGTCGGCACGACGGGCGAGAGCCCGACTTTGTCGCACGACGAGCACAAGCGCGTGGTGGAGTGGTGCGTCGATCAGGCGCGGCGGCGCGTGCCGGTGATTGCCGGCGCCGGGTCGAACTCGACCGCCGAGGCGATCGACTTCTCCAAGCACGCCGAGAAGGCGGGGGCCGACGCCGTGCTCATCGTGACGCCGTACTACAACAAGCCGACGCAGGAAGGGCTCTATCAGCACTTCAAGGCGATCAACGATGCCATCGGCATTCCGATCCTGATCTACAACATTCCGGGACGGTCGGTGATCGACATGTCGGTCGACACCATGAAGCGGCTTTATGAGCTCAAGAACATCGCCGGCGTGAAGGACGCCACCGCCAACGTGCTGCGCGTGTCGCAGCAGCGCGCGGTCATCGGCGAGGACTTCAACCAGCTCTCGGGCGAAGACGGCACCTGCCTCGGCTTCATGGCGCATGGCGGCCACGGCTGCATCTCGGTGACGTCGAACGTGGCGCCGCGGCTCTGCGCCGAATTCCAGAGCGCGTGCCTGAAGGGCGACTACGCCACCGCGCTCAAGCTGCAGGACAAGCTGCTGCCGCTGCACCAGAACCTGTTCATCGAGACCAACCCGTCGCCGGCCAAGTACGCGCTGTCGGTGCTTGGCAAGATGTCGGACGATGTGCGCCTGCCGATGGTGCCGCTGTCGGAGAAGTCGAAGGCCGCCGTGCGTGAGGCCATGGTCCACGCTGGCCTGATCAACTGA
- a CDS encoding lytic transglycosylase domain-containing protein: MTSYAQANVGVRGAMFASRATFQPLVRPTAGPFAVAASTATSPADIATLKRVLEATRKGKEADADAAARQLSDPVARKLAEWMILRSDNTRPSFQRYAAFVEANPAWPHSALFRRRAENALWNDKLDDSTVRAFFARSKPTTAKGRYVLARALLAQGDRDGAAALVRYAWRYDDCSADVEARVLDMFGDLLTRADHKIRMDQRFYDDDVEAGMREAERLGGNELLIARARAAVIKRASNAKALLDSVPSSARGDAGYLFSRAQWLRKNDQPEEAARAILAAPRDRESVVDPDQWWVERRLVVRKLLDDQDAQTAYRVARDAAPAHKGNYRVDQHFTAGWIALRYLHDPKTAAQHFAHIDDGTTNPHALARGGYWQGRAAEAMGQRAQAKAFYEAAAVHSATYYGQLARAQLGLSDLGLRGPPTFTTHDRNLLSNLEVVRAAEILYALDERDMLASIYAELGETATDVAGLAALGELAAKHRDGRAMLLLGKGALGRGLPLDYYAYPVVGLPHYTPIAPAIEDAVAYSIARQESHFNQKVVSIAKAMGLMQVTPASAQDTAKRFKVAYNKARLLSDPIYNVQMGAAELSMLLSQYNGSYIMTFAGYNAGRGRVRQWVAAYGDPRDPRVDPVDWVERIPIAETRNYVQRIMENLQIYRARFGGSSRLVIEADLKRGNSN; this comes from the coding sequence ATGACGTCCTATGCGCAGGCCAATGTCGGCGTGCGCGGCGCCATGTTCGCCAGCCGGGCGACCTTCCAACCGCTGGTCCGGCCGACCGCGGGTCCGTTCGCGGTTGCCGCCTCCACCGCCACATCGCCCGCCGACATCGCCACGCTCAAGCGTGTGCTGGAGGCGACGCGCAAGGGCAAGGAAGCGGATGCCGACGCCGCCGCGCGTCAGCTGTCCGATCCGGTCGCCCGCAAGCTCGCCGAGTGGATGATCCTGCGGTCTGACAACACCAGGCCGAGCTTCCAGCGCTACGCCGCGTTCGTCGAAGCCAATCCGGCCTGGCCGCATTCGGCCTTGTTCCGCCGCCGTGCCGAGAACGCGCTGTGGAACGACAAGCTCGACGACAGCACCGTGCGCGCCTTCTTTGCGCGGTCGAAGCCGACCACCGCGAAGGGCCGCTATGTGCTGGCGCGCGCGCTGCTCGCCCAGGGCGATCGCGACGGCGCCGCGGCGCTCGTGCGCTACGCCTGGCGATACGACGACTGCAGCGCCGACGTCGAAGCCCGCGTGCTCGACATGTTCGGCGACCTGCTCACGCGCGCCGATCACAAGATCCGCATGGATCAGCGCTTCTACGACGACGACGTGGAAGCCGGCATGCGCGAGGCCGAACGGCTCGGCGGCAACGAACTGCTGATCGCGCGCGCGCGCGCCGCCGTCATCAAGCGCGCCAGCAACGCCAAGGCCCTGCTCGACTCCGTGCCGAGCTCGGCGCGCGGCGACGCCGGCTATCTGTTCTCGCGCGCGCAGTGGCTGCGCAAGAACGACCAGCCGGAAGAAGCCGCGCGGGCGATCCTCGCCGCGCCGCGCGACCGGGAGTCCGTCGTCGATCCAGATCAGTGGTGGGTCGAACGCCGCCTCGTCGTGCGCAAGCTGCTCGACGACCAGGACGCGCAGACCGCCTATCGCGTGGCGCGCGATGCCGCGCCGGCGCACAAAGGCAATTACCGCGTCGACCAGCACTTCACCGCCGGCTGGATCGCGCTGCGCTATCTGCACGATCCCAAGACCGCCGCGCAGCATTTCGCCCACATCGACGACGGCACGACCAATCCGCATGCGCTGGCGCGCGGTGGCTATTGGCAGGGCCGCGCCGCGGAGGCCATGGGTCAGCGCGCCCAGGCCAAGGCTTTCTACGAAGCCGCCGCCGTGCACTCGGCGACCTATTACGGCCAGCTCGCGCGCGCCCAGCTCGGGCTTTCCGACCTCGGCCTGCGCGGCCCGCCGACCTTCACGACCCACGATCGTAACCTGCTCAGCAACCTCGAAGTCGTCCGCGCGGCGGAAATTCTTTACGCGCTCGACGAGCGCGACATGCTCGCCTCGATCTATGCCGAACTCGGCGAGACCGCGACCGACGTCGCCGGCCTCGCGGCGCTGGGCGAACTCGCCGCCAAGCATCGCGACGGCCGCGCCATGCTCCTGCTCGGCAAAGGCGCGCTCGGTCGCGGCCTGCCGCTCGACTACTACGCTTATCCGGTGGTCGGGCTGCCGCACTACACGCCGATCGCGCCGGCCATCGAGGACGCGGTCGCCTACTCGATCGCGCGCCAGGAAAGCCACTTCAATCAGAAGGTCGTCTCCATCGCCAAGGCGATGGGGCTGATGCAGGTGACGCCGGCGTCGGCGCAGGATACGGCCAAGCGCTTCAAGGTCGCCTATAACAAAGCGCGGCTGCTGAGCGACCCGATCTACAACGTGCAGATGGGCGCGGCCGAACTGTCGATGCTGCTGTCGCAGTACAACGGCTCCTACATCATGACCTTCGCCGGCTACAACGCCGGCCGCGGCCGCGTGCGTCAGTGGGTCGCCGCTTATGGCGATCCGCGCGACCCGCGCGTCGATCCGGTCGACTGGGTCGAGCGCATCCCGATCGCCGAGACACGCAACTACGTGCAACGGATCATGGAAAACCTGCAGATCTACCGCGCCCGCTTCGGCGGCAGCAGCCGGCTGGTGATCGAGGCCGATCTCAAGCGCGGCAATTCGAACTAA
- a CDS encoding alpha/beta fold hydrolase, with amino-acid sequence MSDAVSTFISAPDGLKLHVRCYGPRSAEATVVCLPGLARTAADFDVLARSLAGDAATPRRVLALDYRGRGLSDYDRDPSHYDFHVELADVLAVLAALDAMPAVFIGTSRGGILTMLLAVLRPTAIAGAVLNDIGPVIEPKGLMRIKGYVGKLPQPRDFEEGAEILRRLFSAQFPKLTSEDWLAAARRGFKEEHGRLVPTYDVKLAKTMEGVNFDKPLPPLWPQFDALAHVPVMVIRGENSDLLMPATVEAMQARRPDLETLEVPDQGHTPLLVEPDVIGRIADFVARCERAIPAAAR; translated from the coding sequence ATGAGCGACGCCGTCAGCACGTTCATCTCCGCACCCGACGGCCTGAAGCTGCACGTGCGCTGCTATGGTCCGCGCAGCGCGGAAGCCACCGTCGTCTGCCTGCCGGGCCTTGCCCGCACGGCCGCCGATTTCGACGTGCTGGCCCGATCATTGGCCGGCGATGCCGCGACACCCCGGCGCGTGCTGGCGCTCGATTATCGCGGCCGCGGTCTGTCCGACTACGACCGCGATCCTTCGCACTACGACTTTCATGTCGAACTCGCCGATGTGCTGGCGGTTCTCGCCGCACTCGACGCCATGCCGGCGGTGTTCATCGGCACCTCCCGCGGCGGCATCCTGACTATGCTGCTCGCGGTGCTGCGGCCGACGGCGATCGCCGGCGCGGTGCTCAACGACATCGGCCCCGTGATCGAGCCGAAGGGGCTCATGCGGATCAAGGGCTATGTCGGCAAACTGCCGCAGCCGCGCGATTTCGAAGAAGGCGCGGAGATTCTGCGCCGCTTGTTCAGCGCGCAGTTTCCCAAGCTCACATCCGAGGATTGGCTGGCCGCGGCGCGGCGCGGCTTCAAGGAAGAGCACGGCCGGCTGGTGCCGACCTACGACGTCAAGCTCGCCAAGACCATGGAAGGCGTCAACTTCGACAAGCCGCTGCCGCCGCTGTGGCCGCAGTTCGACGCCCTCGCCCACGTGCCGGTCATGGTGATCCGCGGCGAAAACTCCGATCTTCTGATGCCGGCCACCGTGGAAGCGATGCAGGCGCGGCGTCCGGACCTGGAGACGCTCGAAGTGCCCGACCAGGGTCACACGCCGCTGCTGGTCGAGCCCGACGTGATCGGCCGGATCGCCGATTTCGTGGCGCGATGCGAGCGCGCTATTCCCGCGGCGGCACGCTAA